Proteins found in one Maridesulfovibrio sp. genomic segment:
- a CDS encoding type II secretion system protein: MSRKNGFSLIEIIVALVIAATLSMSFLGVQRQSALLAQSAKDSWNVLNLSQDVLAHKYPEKMNVLSAGWISWPGPPAGSFRVELETVSSTGKGYYHLETKSDSYSLLWKIYRVSHRKKLN; the protein is encoded by the coding sequence GTGTCCCGGAAGAATGGTTTTTCCCTGATAGAGATCATCGTGGCTCTGGTTATTGCCGCGACCCTGTCCATGAGTTTTCTCGGTGTGCAGCGTCAGAGCGCACTTCTGGCCCAGTCCGCCAAGGACTCGTGGAATGTGCTGAATCTTTCACAGGATGTTTTGGCCCATAAGTATCCGGAAAAAATGAATGTGCTTTCCGCTGGATGGATTTCCTGGCCCGGGCCTCCCGCCGGAAGTTTCAGGGTCGAACTGGAGACAGTTTCTTCAACGGGCAAAGGGTATTATCATCTGGAAACCAAAAGTGATAGCTATAGTCTTCTCTGGAAAATATACCGCGTTTCACATAGAAAGAAGCTTAATTAA
- a CDS encoding prepilin-type N-terminal cleavage/methylation domain-containing protein, translating into MISFQRHHSPPECQGGFSLIEVLIGLVLSGLLMSMVAMVLGQSITNNEVVRSSSGLSARMFTLRRILHRDLQNILPGTSVSGDGTSLTIATNNCIFKPGVGTVTVTWDFSSSMIRRKEISDAFEFENSYFLMRGLDSWTVEFLDGKNDVWNSARQQTGRGLTGGLTKALRMKMRFDDGQDVTIVERIPYATE; encoded by the coding sequence ATGATATCTTTTCAGCGTCATCATAGTCCTCCTGAATGTCAGGGTGGATTCTCACTTATCGAAGTTCTTATCGGGCTGGTCCTGTCCGGGCTGCTGATGAGTATGGTCGCCATGGTGCTGGGACAGTCGATAACCAATAATGAAGTTGTCCGTTCCAGTTCCGGACTTTCTGCGCGGATGTTTACGCTGCGTCGTATCCTGCATCGCGATTTACAGAATATCCTTCCCGGAACCTCTGTTAGCGGAGATGGAACCTCTCTAACAATTGCGACTAACAACTGTATTTTTAAACCCGGGGTCGGTACTGTTACCGTAACCTGGGATTTTTCATCCAGTATGATCAGGCGTAAAGAAATTTCAGACGCATTTGAATTTGAGAATTCATATTTTTTGATGCGTGGGCTTGATTCGTGGACTGTAGAGTTTTTAGACGGCAAAAATGATGTATGGAATTCAGCCCGTCAGCAGACGGGGCGGGGGCTTACAGGCGGACTCACTAAAGCCCTGCGTATGAAAATGAGATTTGATGACGGTCAGGATGTGACGATTGTCGAGAGGATTCCGTATGCCACGGAGTAA
- a CDS encoding type II secretion system protein GspK yields MPRSNHDKRSRGVVLVIVLVLFMALSGLTLMTIEVSSRGAVEASRVRNEYEAGFKAEEALYVAYDLLRDDDTPFSDTQRENWAGKWEDDGLVIEITPCNSKIDINRLIDSGNRQRVLNVLSNILPRGSDVKTMAGSLAIWAGKSVDSKLKKMDSFFYASQFPSYSPRSGKLEIPEEILLIRGWQDLGRQWVDENLTVWGSAKLNINFVSREILLAYYPDLGKNVDRIMHWRRTRGFTDISQVLSVAGLNSDSSLYKEMLNELGVKTNSFEARVTATVGDCTVVKRYIISRSSALEVGEPTLKFQNDISVTFAEDQ; encoded by the coding sequence ATGCCACGGAGTAATCATGATAAAAGGTCCCGCGGAGTGGTGCTGGTCATTGTGCTGGTACTGTTTATGGCTCTGTCCGGCCTGACTCTGATGACTATCGAGGTCAGTTCCCGGGGGGCAGTGGAGGCCAGTCGGGTCCGCAATGAGTATGAGGCAGGGTTCAAAGCCGAAGAAGCCTTGTACGTGGCTTACGATCTGTTAAGGGATGATGATACCCCGTTTTCTGATACGCAACGTGAAAATTGGGCCGGAAAATGGGAAGATGATGGTCTTGTCATAGAAATTACACCTTGTAACAGCAAAATTGATATTAATAGACTTATCGATTCCGGGAACAGGCAAAGAGTTCTTAATGTTCTGTCCAATATCCTTCCCCGTGGTTCTGATGTGAAAACCATGGCCGGAAGCCTTGCAATCTGGGCAGGTAAGAGCGTTGATTCCAAGCTGAAAAAAATGGATTCTTTTTTTTATGCTTCTCAGTTTCCGTCTTATTCTCCTCGTAGCGGTAAGCTTGAAATTCCCGAAGAAATCCTCCTGATCCGGGGATGGCAGGATTTAGGCCGGCAGTGGGTGGATGAAAATTTAACTGTCTGGGGATCTGCTAAACTGAATATTAATTTTGTTTCTCGTGAAATTCTGCTGGCCTACTATCCTGATTTGGGCAAAAATGTTGATAGAATCATGCACTGGCGCAGAACAAGGGGATTTACCGATATCAGTCAGGTTTTATCTGTCGCCGGATTGAATTCTGACTCCAGTCTGTATAAGGAAATGCTGAACGAGCTCGGAGTTAAAACGAATTCTTTTGAGGCCAGGGTTACCGCCACAGTGGGCGATTGCACGGTGGTTAAGAGGTATATTATTTCCCGGAGCAGCGCGCTTGAAGTCGGTGAGCCAACGCTGAAATTCCAGAATGATATTTCCGTAACCTTTGCTGAAGATCAGTAA
- the gspM gene encoding type II secretion system protein GspM codes for MDLERFYIWQDWPAERQKLFFTALVAGWALILFMVWSGLAESQSKAERIMLSSKQKYAKVVPLVEQLKAGEASVGALVDREPMIAAQQVIRDLGLDGRLTSLRPLQSGADAGQGVQVLLESLNLPELIALLRDFKVRGALKVSSFNINHRLDSPELADVQIILVR; via the coding sequence ATGGATCTGGAAAGATTTTACATATGGCAGGATTGGCCTGCGGAAAGGCAGAAATTGTTCTTCACCGCGCTTGTTGCCGGCTGGGCCTTGATCCTTTTTATGGTTTGGTCCGGTCTCGCCGAATCCCAGTCCAAGGCTGAACGGATAATGCTTTCCAGTAAGCAGAAGTACGCCAAGGTTGTCCCTCTTGTGGAGCAGCTGAAGGCCGGAGAAGCTTCTGTGGGCGCGCTGGTTGATCGTGAGCCTATGATTGCTGCTCAGCAGGTAATCCGAGATCTCGGCCTGGACGGCAGATTGACCTCTCTCCGCCCCTTACAGTCCGGTGCTGATGCAGGGCAGGGAGTACAGGTTCTGCTTGAATCTTTGAACCTGCCTGAACTGATCGCACTGCTTCGCGATTTCAAAGTGCGTGGCGCCTTGAAGGTTTCAAGTTTCAATATAAACCACAGGCTGGACTCCCCTGAGTTGGCTGATGTGCAGATCATTCTTGTCAGGTAG
- a CDS encoding class I SAM-dependent methyltransferase — protein MISNNILSFAKSVLCELLEPGCIAIDATVGNGYDTVFLSETAGADGHVFGFDIQEEAVKQTEQRLNEECRPQNWTIFHSGHENMLELIPAEFHGRIDVVMFNLGFLPGSDKTVITKSATTLVAIEASLGLLTRGGLLCVAIYAGHPGGDEEDRAVREYCTALDYHAYRVIQSEMINKPGYPIRMLFVTKL, from the coding sequence ATGATTTCAAATAATATTCTTTCCTTTGCCAAGTCCGTACTATGTGAACTGCTTGAGCCGGGATGTATAGCAATTGATGCTACAGTCGGTAACGGTTATGACACTGTTTTTCTTTCTGAGACAGCAGGGGCGGACGGGCATGTCTTCGGATTCGATATTCAGGAAGAAGCGGTTAAGCAGACCGAGCAGCGCCTTAATGAAGAGTGCCGGCCGCAAAACTGGACTATCTTTCATTCCGGGCATGAAAATATGCTCGAACTCATTCCCGCTGAATTTCACGGACGGATTGATGTAGTCATGTTTAACCTCGGTTTTCTGCCGGGCAGTGACAAGACGGTCATAACCAAATCCGCGACCACTCTTGTAGCCATTGAGGCTTCCCTTGGTCTTCTTACCAGAGGTGGGCTGCTTTGCGTTGCTATCTACGCCGGACATCCCGGCGGTGATGAAGAAGATAGGGCGGTGCGGGAATATTGCACCGCGCTTGATTACCATGCCTACCGGGTAATTCAGAGTGAGATGATCAACAAACCCGGCTATCCCATCAGAATGCTTTTTGTAACAAAGCTCTAA
- a CDS encoding IS3 family transposase (programmed frameshift), which translates to MKKEESQRVRRSQRDYTMGFKLAVVAMVEEGEMTYKQAQKTYGIQGRSTVLVWLRKHGTLDWSKPMVHLKRMPKSKETPAQKIKRLEKELQEEKIKTMLLNEMIDISDRELGTSIRKKPYPRAARGLQETKQISLSACCRQLGVSRQSIYQAEKRHKVREKQFQEVKKLVLSLRARMPRLGTRKLYFLLREKFVARGIKLGRDAFFALLRREHLLIKTRKNYTKTTNSKHWLKKHPNLLKEFKPQYSEEVFVSDITYVKTLNKTYYLSLITDSFSRKIVGHNLSSDLSAEGTAKALDMAIKNRKTRNKTIHHSDRGLQYASSIYQNKLKKAEMVPSMTDGYDCYQNALAERINGILKQEFLVFKCTSFDELNSLVKESIEIYNSERPHLSLKMKTPNQIHKQGCGGTPTAL; encoded by the exons ATGAAAAAGGAAGAAAGTCAAAGAGTAAGGCGAAGTCAGCGCGATTACACAATGGGCTTTAAATTAGCGGTTGTTGCGATGGTAGAAGAAGGCGAAATGACCTACAAGCAAGCCCAAAAGACATACGGGATTCAAGGCCGCAGCACTGTTTTAGTCTGGCTGAGAAAGCACGGAACCCTTGACTGGAGCAAACCTATGGTACATCTGAAAAGAATGCCAAAATCTAAAGAGACTCCAGCACAAAAGATCAAGCGTCTTGAAAAAGAGCTTCAGGAAGAGAAGATCAAAACTATGCTTCTCAACGAAATGATTGATATTTCTGACAGAGAACTGGGTACTTCCATAAGAAAAAAAC CTTACCCCCGAGCTGCACGAGGTCTTCAGGAAACAAAGCAAATAAGTTTATCTGCTTGCTGTAGACAGCTCGGGGTGAGTCGGCAATCGATATATCAGGCTGAAAAACGCCATAAGGTACGGGAAAAACAGTTCCAAGAAGTAAAGAAACTTGTTTTGAGTCTGCGGGCCAGAATGCCTCGGCTGGGAACGCGTAAGCTTTATTTTTTATTGCGTGAGAAATTTGTAGCTCGTGGAATCAAGCTTGGACGGGATGCCTTTTTCGCATTATTGCGCAGAGAGCATTTACTGATAAAAACAAGAAAAAATTACACAAAAACTACAAATTCAAAGCATTGGCTCAAAAAACATCCTAATTTATTGAAGGAGTTTAAGCCTCAGTATTCAGAAGAAGTCTTTGTTAGTGATATAACTTACGTAAAAACGTTAAATAAAACATACTATCTATCACTAATTACAGACTCTTTTAGCAGAAAAATTGTAGGTCACAATTTGAGTTCTGATCTTAGTGCCGAAGGGACCGCTAAAGCTTTAGATATGGCTATCAAAAACCGAAAAACGCGAAACAAAACAATCCACCATTCAGATCGTGGATTGCAGTACGCATCGTCCATTTATCAAAACAAGCTCAAGAAAGCCGAAATGGTCCCATCTATGACAGATGGGTATGATTGTTACCAAAATGCGTTAGCTGAACGTATAAATGGAATTTTAAAACAAGAATTTTTGGTGTTTAAATGCACTAGTTTTGATGAGTTAAATTCACTCGTAAAAGAGTCTATTGAAATATATAATTCTGAACGTCCTCATCTTAGTTTGAAAATGAAAACACCGAACCAAATACATAAACAGGGCTGTGGGGGTACCCCCACAGCCCTGTAG
- a CDS encoding response regulator, whose amino-acid sequence MSGQTNKNTVLVVENSNTQARIITEHIESITPFDTIVVNSMDALESRLEDAGNDVFIAVMNLNIKGAPDGEAVDYVLARKVPCIILTSTFDEEIRNRFIEKNVLDYFNKSSRQDLEEMVDLIRRIYSNHEIKVVIAEDNSTARKIMQNLLERLNFTVLPGKDGAEALELIKANPDVKLLLTDYEMPNLDGFELVSEIRKTHSRDQLAILGVSAHDSGAITAKFLKRGANDFLKKPFEVEEFSWRVTNNLNELERVRSIKDAYSRDPLTGFYNLGVFIEKGQLLLKEGMKTGNEPVLAAFNVDNILEINSKFGWAGGFAALKKASSLLDQHSFGWEIIARSDYGFFILADDLEALKRDLSSVKAALASTEIISGPDRFMVSASFTLSKGEGTDIDTLLSRAAMGLKGLQAKGVNGFSFI is encoded by the coding sequence ATGTCCGGTCAGACAAATAAAAATACAGTGCTTGTAGTGGAAAACAGCAACACTCAAGCAAGAATTATTACAGAACACATTGAATCCATCACTCCATTTGATACCATCGTCGTTAATTCCATGGATGCCCTTGAGAGCAGGCTTGAAGACGCCGGCAATGATGTTTTTATAGCGGTCATGAACCTTAACATCAAAGGGGCTCCGGACGGCGAGGCTGTAGATTATGTCCTTGCCCGCAAAGTTCCCTGTATAATTCTGACCTCCACTTTCGATGAAGAAATACGTAATCGCTTTATAGAAAAAAATGTGCTGGACTATTTCAATAAATCCAGCAGGCAGGATCTTGAGGAAATGGTGGATCTGATCCGCCGCATCTACTCCAACCATGAAATCAAGGTTGTCATTGCCGAAGATAACTCCACAGCCCGCAAGATCATGCAGAATCTCCTTGAACGCCTCAATTTTACTGTTCTTCCCGGAAAAGACGGAGCCGAAGCCCTTGAATTGATCAAAGCCAACCCGGATGTGAAGCTGCTGCTCACAGATTACGAAATGCCGAATCTGGACGGTTTTGAATTGGTCAGCGAAATACGCAAAACCCATAGTAGAGACCAGCTTGCCATTCTCGGAGTATCCGCTCATGATTCCGGAGCTATCACCGCGAAATTCCTCAAACGTGGAGCGAATGATTTTCTCAAGAAGCCCTTTGAGGTGGAGGAATTTTCCTGGAGGGTGACCAATAATCTGAACGAACTTGAGCGGGTTCGCTCCATCAAGGATGCTTACAGCAGGGACCCCCTTACCGGCTTTTATAATCTCGGTGTTTTTATCGAGAAAGGACAACTTCTACTTAAAGAAGGCATGAAGACGGGCAATGAACCGGTTCTTGCAGCATTCAATGTTGATAATATACTGGAGATAAATTCAAAATTCGGCTGGGCCGGAGGATTCGCGGCCTTAAAAAAAGCATCCTCGTTGCTGGATCAGCACTCATTTGGCTGGGAGATAATCGCGCGTAGTGATTACGGTTTTTTTATTCTAGCTGATGACCTCGAAGCTCTTAAACGCGATCTCAGTTCAGTCAAAGCCGCCCTTGCGAGCACAGAAATTATTTCCGGACCGGACAGATTTATGGTCAGCGCCTCTTTTACTCTCAGCAAAGGGGAAGGAACCGACATTGACACCTTACTCTCCAGAGCGGCAATGGGTTTAAAAGGACTTCAAGCCAAGGGGGTTAACGGCTTCAGTTTTATTTAA
- a CDS encoding MucR family transcriptional regulator produces the protein MEDYLKEALEIVKAQASVRTMSEEEMTSMVRKLSAGIQAIAENALPAQEEAPACEPKKSIKEKSIVCCECGKSFKIITKKHLASHGLTPDEYREKYGLKKKTPLVCKSLQRERRKKMKEMKLWTKRGK, from the coding sequence GTGGAAGATTATTTAAAAGAGGCTTTGGAAATAGTCAAAGCACAGGCAAGCGTAAGAACCATGAGTGAAGAGGAAATGACTTCCATGGTGCGCAAATTGTCTGCCGGCATTCAGGCCATTGCTGAAAATGCCCTCCCTGCACAGGAAGAAGCTCCTGCATGTGAGCCTAAAAAATCCATCAAGGAAAAATCCATTGTCTGCTGTGAATGTGGTAAATCATTTAAGATCATCACCAAGAAGCATCTGGCTTCCCACGGGCTGACTCCTGATGAATACCGTGAAAAATACGGCCTCAAGAAGAAAACTCCTCTGGTCTGCAAATCCCTGCAGCGTGAGCGTCGTAAAAAAATGAAGGAAATGAAACTCTGGACTAAACGCGGTAAATAG
- a CDS encoding M15 family metallopeptidase, translating into MNRRIFLKSIFQISATAWLCGVSDFAGAQEAARRVEEKDLKDYLHRMENFDIPQPGDIVLDKKELALLGSSLSRLRRVQRTVGFGNFCVLGFDDMLKLARNYSTIGRFTKQELDFLDRTFHFDAHDYGFLGEKPVGKMTASIPRKELIKVPGTGNFLYRGEPYKKYFEIRKVLGRKVYLTSGVRSVVKQFILFLAKAASNGGNLSLASRSLAPPGYSYHGVGDFDVGEKGLGAANFSALFAKTCTCSKLREHGYLQLRYPENNLLGVRFEPWHIKV; encoded by the coding sequence ATGAATAGAAGAATATTCCTGAAATCTATTTTCCAAATTTCCGCAACCGCATGGCTTTGCGGGGTATCGGATTTTGCCGGGGCACAGGAAGCGGCCCGCAGGGTGGAAGAAAAAGATCTCAAGGATTATCTGCACCGGATGGAAAATTTCGACATCCCCCAGCCCGGTGATATAGTGCTCGATAAAAAAGAACTAGCGCTGCTCGGATCTTCTCTGAGCAGGTTGCGCCGGGTGCAGCGGACAGTCGGGTTCGGCAACTTTTGTGTTCTCGGTTTTGACGATATGCTGAAGTTGGCGCGCAATTATTCAACCATCGGCAGATTTACAAAACAAGAGCTCGATTTTCTGGACCGTACATTTCACTTTGATGCCCATGACTATGGTTTTTTGGGTGAGAAGCCTGTTGGAAAGATGACCGCATCCATCCCCCGCAAAGAATTGATAAAGGTTCCGGGTACCGGAAATTTTCTCTACCGGGGCGAACCGTATAAAAAATATTTTGAAATACGCAAGGTTCTCGGTCGAAAGGTTTATCTCACTTCCGGGGTGCGTTCAGTGGTCAAACAGTTTATACTTTTCCTTGCCAAAGCCGCTTCAAACGGCGGAAATCTTTCGCTGGCTTCGCGATCTCTGGCCCCTCCCGGATATTCATATCATGGCGTCGGGGATTTTGATGTGGGTGAGAAGGGTCTGGGAGCAGCAAATTTCAGTGCTCTGTTCGCCAAAACCTGCACCTGCTCCAAGTTGCGTGAGCACGGCTACCTGCAATTGCGCTACCCTGAGAATAATCTGCTTGGTGTGCGTTTTGAACCTTGGCATATAAAGGTATAG
- the fliM gene encoding flagellar motor switch protein FliM has translation MSKILQQDEVDALLRGLSGGEVEAEQDIPDDDSGVVSFDLANQDRIIRGRMPVLEIVNDRFARLATNNLANTMRKRVDINPISIDMSKFGDFMRSLPVPTSLSIFKMDPLRGNAILVVDSRLVFALVESFFGGSGSQPKVEGRDFTPIEQAIVDRVVKIALSNLEDSWRPVHEVHLELVRSEVNPQFAAIVPPSDVVVVITFEVELENAIGSLIVCLPYSTLEPIRSKLHASFQSERLEIDHVWVSRFKERLMETPVELLVRLGQTKISGRQLLNLEEGDLLLLDTDEEDLLECEVGGVLKYLGSPGRVKANRAFQISQAIEPKMT, from the coding sequence ATGAGTAAAATTCTGCAGCAGGATGAGGTCGACGCTCTATTAAGGGGCCTTTCCGGTGGAGAGGTTGAAGCGGAGCAGGACATACCGGACGATGATTCCGGTGTTGTCTCTTTTGACCTTGCCAATCAGGACCGTATTATCCGCGGTCGTATGCCCGTACTCGAAATCGTCAATGACCGTTTCGCGCGTCTGGCCACAAACAACCTTGCCAATACCATGCGCAAAAGGGTGGACATAAATCCTATTTCCATCGATATGTCCAAATTTGGGGACTTTATGCGTTCCCTGCCTGTGCCGACCTCGCTTTCAATTTTCAAGATGGACCCTCTGCGCGGCAACGCCATCCTTGTTGTCGACTCCCGTCTCGTTTTCGCACTGGTGGAAAGTTTTTTCGGTGGTTCCGGTTCGCAGCCAAAGGTTGAGGGTCGTGACTTCACTCCCATCGAGCAGGCCATAGTTGACCGAGTGGTCAAGATCGCCCTGTCCAACCTTGAGGATTCATGGCGTCCGGTACACGAGGTCCATCTCGAATTGGTCCGGTCTGAGGTCAACCCGCAGTTTGCGGCTATTGTTCCGCCCTCGGATGTTGTCGTGGTGATTACCTTTGAGGTTGAACTGGAAAACGCTATCGGTTCGCTCATCGTGTGTCTGCCGTACTCCACTCTTGAGCCTATCCGTTCTAAACTGCATGCATCATTCCAGTCCGAGCGCCTGGAAATCGACCACGTATGGGTTAGCCGTTTTAAGGAAAGACTGATGGAAACACCGGTGGAACTGCTGGTCCGCCTCGGGCAGACCAAGATTTCCGGTCGTCAGCTTCTTAATCTTGAAGAGGGCGATCTCCTGCTGCTCGATACGGACGAAGAAGACCTGCTTGAATGTGAAGTGGGCGGAGTTCTGAAGTACCTCGGATCACCCGGACGGGTTAAGGCCAACCGCGCCTTCCAGATCTCTCAGGCCATTGAGCCTAAAATGACTTAG
- a CDS encoding glycosyltransferase family 2 protein, whose protein sequence is MNQITGLVLTYNGERLLDECLQSLSFCDEILIVDSGSTDSTPDIGRKYNARIVHNDWNGAIEQHKFALTQISTPWVVTIDQDEIISAELQKSIVEKLRNPDNVDGYYCPRRSWYLDRFIMHSGWYPDKLFRIFKRDGITIGGIRPHEELRPKRKAGEVTGDIIHYPYENFFQHLDKINIYTQDAAEDLYSRGKRSSLWAALGHGVGKFFKQYILKAGFRDGRAGLIVAMHGFFYTFQKYIRLVELEMKDRK, encoded by the coding sequence ATGAATCAAATTACTGGATTGGTGCTCACATATAATGGCGAAAGGCTGCTCGATGAATGCCTGCAGAGTCTTTCTTTCTGCGATGAAATTCTTATTGTCGATTCCGGGTCAACGGATTCCACTCCCGATATCGGACGAAAATACAATGCCCGCATAGTCCATAACGATTGGAACGGGGCCATCGAACAGCATAAATTTGCCCTGACGCAGATTTCCACCCCGTGGGTGGTCACAATTGATCAGGACGAAATAATTTCCGCGGAACTGCAAAAATCAATAGTAGAAAAGCTGCGCAATCCAGATAACGTGGACGGGTACTACTGCCCACGCCGATCATGGTATCTGGATCGGTTCATCATGCACAGCGGCTGGTATCCTGATAAACTTTTCCGTATATTTAAACGGGACGGGATTACTATCGGAGGTATCAGGCCCCATGAAGAGCTGCGTCCCAAGCGCAAAGCCGGGGAAGTGACCGGTGATATCATCCACTACCCGTATGAAAATTTTTTCCAGCATCTTGATAAGATAAACATCTATACGCAGGATGCCGCTGAAGATCTCTATTCACGAGGTAAACGCAGCTCACTGTGGGCGGCACTGGGTCATGGGGTTGGTAAGTTTTTCAAACAGTATATACTCAAGGCCGGATTCCGGGACGGAAGAGCCGGTTTAATAGTCGCCATGCACGGTTTTTTCTATACTTTTCAAAAGTATATCCGGCTGGTTGAATTGGAAATGAAGGACAGGAAATGA
- a CDS encoding FdtA/QdtA family cupin domain-containing protein, translated as MIKEDKPQIIELPKILDNRGNLTFIENSRHIPFDIKRVYYLYDVPGGESRGGHAHKKLRQYIIAASGSFDVILDDGKNKTKFSLNRSYYGLYIPTMTWRELENFSSGSVCLVLASEYYDPGDYYYTYDEFLKAVKENEANQIS; from the coding sequence ATGATCAAAGAAGATAAACCTCAGATTATCGAACTGCCCAAGATTCTTGATAATAGGGGCAACCTTACTTTTATTGAAAACAGCCGTCATATTCCTTTTGATATCAAAAGGGTGTACTATCTATATGACGTTCCCGGTGGAGAGAGCCGCGGAGGCCACGCTCACAAAAAGCTCAGGCAGTACATTATCGCCGCTTCAGGCAGCTTTGATGTGATTCTGGATGACGGCAAAAACAAGACAAAATTTTCTCTGAACAGGTCATATTACGGGCTTTATATTCCGACCATGACCTGGCGTGAACTTGAAAACTTTTCTTCCGGTTCAGTGTGTCTGGTGCTGGCCTCGGAATATTATGATCCGGGTGACTACTACTATACCTATGATGAATTTTTAAAGGCGGTAAAAGAAAATGAAGCAAATCAGATTTCTTGA